Below is a window of Spirochaetota bacterium DNA.
CACGATATCGTGTATCTGCCAGCGTATCACCTCGGTGCCGCCCCCTGCCACGAACATGATGAGGGGAATGCTTGCCGCGAACGTGACAATGGTCAGGAGGAGCGCAAAGACATTGCGCACCGTCTTTCCGAACACGCTTGTCAGGGGGATAAGAAAACTGCCGATCACCGGCACGAGAATGATGAGAGCTACATACAGGGCCACATCGTTTCCTTGTGTCGTTCGTTAGAGACGCGAACGTTCAGTAGGCCCTCGACTATACCAAATCGTCTTTTTTTGTCAAGTGCCGTTGGAAAAAATCGCACGCCGATCGCGCTGCAGATACCCGCGCACGCTTTGCACACGCTTGACTGTGAGAGAAAATCGATTACCTTATCCGCATTGCAGCCGAGACCATGTTCTTTCCAGAGCATGGTGCGGAGGAACCACCGTTCCGGTCTTAAAAGCCGGGGCAGGGGCGAACGGACACCGAGTCCCAGGTCACTTCCATGACCGAGCCCGTCAGCTAACTTCGCAGGCGTTTGGAAGGGCGATCCATCGGGCATGTACATGGGTCTCCCAATTCAGTACGGGAGAAGTGTTATGGCTGAGAAAAATATCATTCCTGCCGACAAACCGCACCGCACCGGCATCATCGCGCTTACGCTTGCGGCGCTCGGCATCGTCTATGGCGATATCGGTACAAGTCCGCTCTATGCACTTCGGATCTGTTTTACGGAACACGGATCGGCAGCGCCCACACCGGAGAATGTGCTCGGCGTGCTCTCGCTCATCATCTGGGCCGTCATACTCCTTGTCTCCGTGAAATACATGCTGTATGTCCTCAGGGCGGACAATAAGGGCGAAGGCGGCATACTCGCGCTCATGAACCTTTCGCGCAGGGGTCTCACCGGTGCAAAGGCGGCGCTCATCACGGGGCTCGGGCTTTTTGGCGCGGCGCTCCTTTACGGCGACAGCCTTATCACACCCGTCATATCCGTGCTCTCCGCGCTCGAGGGTCTTACCGTGATCGATCACAGCTTCACGCCGTTCATCGTGCCGATATCGCTCGTCGTGCTCATAGCGCTCTTTGCCTTCCAGCGCCTGGGGACTTCCGGCATCGGCACTGTTTTCGGCCCGGTCATGATACTGTGGTTCCTTTCGCTCGCAGTACTCGGCATGATATCGCTCGTAGAGACGCCGTATGTGCTCAACGCGTTCAATCCCCTTCACGCCGTGAACTTTGCGCTGCATAACGGCGGCAAGGCATTCCTCACGCTCGGCGGTGTATTCCTTGTGCTCACCGGCGGAGAAGCTATCTATGCCGATATCGGTCACATGGGCAAGGGCGCCGTACGGCTCGGCTGGTATGTCCTCGTGCTCCCTGCGCTTCTCATGAATTATCTCGGACAGGGCGCGCTCTTGCTGCGCGATCCGGCGAACCTCAGCGGCCTTTTCTTCCGTCTCGCCCCGGCGTGGGCCGTACTTCCGATGACCCTTCTCTCGACGGCGGCAACCGTCATCGCGTCACAGGCGGTCATCTCAGGTGCGTTCTCGCTCGCGCGGCAGTCGGTGCAGCTCTCGTATAATCCGCGCATGAACATCATTCACACATCGCACACGATGATCGGACAGGTCTATGTGCCCGTGGTCAACTGGCTCCTGCTCGCCGGCACCATCATTCTTACGCTCTCGTTCCAGAAGTCGGATAATCTCGCCGCGGCGTATGGTGTGGCCGTATCTTGCACCATGCTCATCACCACCGTCCTCATGTTCGTCATGGCCGTGTACCAATGGAAATGGAATATCGTGCTCGCGGCGGTGCTTTCGTGCGTGTTCGTCGTCATCGACCTTTGCTTCTTCGGCGCGAACATCATGAAGGTCATGAACGGCGGTTTCATCTCGCTCCTCATCGCGCTTGCGGTGTTCATTGCCATGATAGTCTGGCGGCGAGGGCGCGAACTTGTGAAAAAACGCATCGATGCAGAATCGCTCCCGGTGGCGCTGTTCGTCCGCGACGTCGTGAGCCGCCATCCCCGAAGGACGCCCGGCACGGGTATTTTCCTTTCCGGGAACCCGGAAGGCATACCGCGCACGCTCCTGCACAATTTCAAATTCAATCAGACGCTGCATGAGACGACGGTGCTCATGACCGTACAGACCGTGGAAGAACCGACCGCACCGGAAGCGGAGCGCATATCCGTCATCGGCCTCGGCGAGGGACTGTTCCGCGTCATCGTGAAATTCGGCTACATGCAGCAGCACAATCTCCCTTCACTCTTCGAACGCGTCGTGCTCAACGGCGTAAGTCTCAATGCGCTGACGGCGACCTATTTCCTCGGTAAGGAATCGTTCGTCCCGGCGAAAAAGCCGCTCCTGTGGCCGCCGTGGCGCGGGCTTTTCATCTTCCTCGCTCGTAATGCGCGTGACGCGTCGGCATACTACAATCTTCCGGTCAACCGCGTTATTGAATTGGGCATGCAGATGGAAGTGTAAGGCGCTTTACCGCTTCGTGGCGATACGCCCTTGTATGTCCGAAAGGAAATGCGCCACTTCGTCTGCCTGCACACGGATCTCGTTCCAGTTCTCTTCCTCACGGTCAAAACCGGGATATCGGCCGATGATATATTTTTCCGCAAGAGATTCGCAGAGCGCTTGAACACGATCGGCCAAGAGCGGATCCCGCGATCTCAGCTCATCGGCAAGCTTGACAAGGTCATGGATCTTTATCAGCTGCCAGCCGGTACGGATCAACTCTGCTTTAAGGGTTTTTTCCAATATTTCAGCCAGTTTACTTGCACACATGGCATACGCTATCTTCTCGGAGATCAAATGCTTCACACCGGCAAGTTCCTCGCCGGCTATCAGAAGCCAATCCGCAGGATTATTCGAATCGGTTTTACGCGGCAAGAATAATGCCTTCACGTAATATTGTCTGGAAAAAAAAATCGCCCATGGACTGTTTTTCTTTCAGGCGCACCGGATCGATCGGCAAAAGCGAAAACGCCGGCTTTGGGCGTATCTCGCGTGTAGCACGGCGCAAAAGAACGGCGGCCGTAAGCTGATGGACGGCGCCTGTGCTTACGATGCACAAGTCAATATCGCTATCCGGACCGGCCTCACCGCGGGCGTGAGATCCGAAGAGATATATCGCCTCGATCGGCATCACCGAACTGAAGGCCTCGAGGCATCGCGTAAGCACATCGGCTTCGCCCTGAAGGCTTGCGGGAATGTTTTCTAGAAATACCCTCATATAAGTATGATATATTCGTCACATGGGTTTGTCAACTTTATTGAATCCATTTTTTCAGAGATTATCTGTCTTGTATTTTTTCCCACCAATCATTTTTAATATCGCCGCGCTTTTTATACCGCTCCATGCTCTTTCGGCACACACAGTCCGCATTGCCCGCGGTCGATGCATGCTCCGCTACGGCACGAACGATATCCGGCAGGCGGCTCACCGCTCGCTTGAATTTCTCGGTCTCAGCACCGGTGTTCATGCCCTCGAAAAGTTCGCCGCTCTTGTACGCGCGCTCGACGACGCCCTCGGCATAATTGGTGATATAGCACAATGGATGATAACACATCTCGAGTTCACGTGCGAGAAAGCATTCCGGCGCAAGCGTCATGCCGACGAACGACGCACCGCTCAAGGCGAATTTCCGTATCTCCGCCTTCGTTTCAAGACGCGGGCCGTCAGTGCACACATAGACGCCGCCCTCGCGCACAGGCTCGTTCATCTTCGCCATGACAGTTTTCAGGAATGATCTGATGGTCGGACAGAACACGGGATTCTGCCGCACGAAACCGAGGCCCGATCCTTTGTAGAATGTACGCTCGCGATAGCGCGTTTCATCGAGGATGTCTTCCGGCAGAACGAGATCGCCGACCTGATACGATGTATCGATAGCGCCGGGGCCGCTCCAGCTTATTATGGAAGAAACGCCGAGCTTTTTCAGTGCATAGATGTTCGCGCGGTAATTGACGAAGGGGGCCGCGATGGAATAGCCCTTCTGCCCGTGCCGCGAAAGATAGTATACCGGTATCGGATCGTTCTGAATGATGAATATCGGCTCGCTCTTCCCGAACGGTGTCGTGATGCGCTTTTCCCCGAGGAACGTTATCTTCGCCTCGGATATTATCCGATAGCCGTTGCTTCCGCCGATTATCGCGAGCGATTCCATGGGGCGATTGTAGCACGTACCGATGAAAAAGTCACTCGCCGGCTATTTTTTTCTGAGCACTATCACATAGTCATGATCGCTCGCGGGCACGGTCAGCTCGGAAGTACCGGCGGCTTCCTCCTCCCGTACATCGCCCTCTAGATCGTATACCCATCGCGTA
It encodes the following:
- a CDS encoding potassium transporter Kup; amino-acid sequence: MAEKNIIPADKPHRTGIIALTLAALGIVYGDIGTSPLYALRICFTEHGSAAPTPENVLGVLSLIIWAVILLVSVKYMLYVLRADNKGEGGILALMNLSRRGLTGAKAALITGLGLFGAALLYGDSLITPVISVLSALEGLTVIDHSFTPFIVPISLVVLIALFAFQRLGTSGIGTVFGPVMILWFLSLAVLGMISLVETPYVLNAFNPLHAVNFALHNGGKAFLTLGGVFLVLTGGEAIYADIGHMGKGAVRLGWYVLVLPALLMNYLGQGALLLRDPANLSGLFFRLAPAWAVLPMTLLSTAATVIASQAVISGAFSLARQSVQLSYNPRMNIIHTSHTMIGQVYVPVVNWLLLAGTIILTLSFQKSDNLAAAYGVAVSCTMLITTVLMFVMAVYQWKWNIVLAAVLSCVFVVIDLCFFGANIMKVMNGGFISLLIALAVFIAMIVWRRGRELVKKRIDAESLPVALFVRDVVSRHPRRTPGTGIFLSGNPEGIPRTLLHNFKFNQTLHETTVLMTVQTVEEPTAPEAERISVIGLGEGLFRVIVKFGYMQQHNLPSLFERVVLNGVSLNALTATYFLGKESFVPAKKPLLWPPWRGLFIFLARNARDASAYYNLPVNRVIELGMQMEV
- a CDS encoding HEPN domain-containing protein produces the protein MPRKTDSNNPADWLLIAGEELAGVKHLISEKIAYAMCASKLAEILEKTLKAELIRTGWQLIKIHDLVKLADELRSRDPLLADRVQALCESLAEKYIIGRYPGFDREEENWNEIRVQADEVAHFLSDIQGRIATKR
- a CDS encoding nucleotidyltransferase domain-containing protein; this translates as MLTRCLEAFSSVMPIEAIYLFGSHARGEAGPDSDIDLCIVSTGAVHQLTAAVLLRRATREIRPKPAFSLLPIDPVRLKEKQSMGDFFFQTILREGIILAA
- a CDS encoding MTAP family purine nucleoside phosphorylase; translation: MESLAIIGGSNGYRIISEAKITFLGEKRITTPFGKSEPIFIIQNDPIPVYYLSRHGQKGYSIAAPFVNYRANIYALKKLGVSSIISWSGPGAIDTSYQVGDLVLPEDILDETRYRERTFYKGSGLGFVRQNPVFCPTIRSFLKTVMAKMNEPVREGGVYVCTDGPRLETKAEIRKFALSGASFVGMTLAPECFLARELEMCYHPLCYITNYAEGVVERAYKSGELFEGMNTGAETEKFKRAVSRLPDIVRAVAEHASTAGNADCVCRKSMERYKKRGDIKNDWWEKIQDR